The genomic interval GCCGTGTCCACATCCTGCACGTCTCCAGCGCCGAGGTTCTTCCGCTGATCGCGAAGGCGCGCCAGGACGGCGTACGGATCAGCGCGGAGACCTGCCCGCATTACCTGAGCTTCACCGCGGAGGACATCCCCGACGGTGCGACGCAGTACAAGTGCTGCCCGCCGATCCGTGAGGCCGCCAACCGTGAGCTGCTCTGGGACGGCCTGCGCGACGGGACCATCGACCTCGTCGTCTCCGACCATTCGCCGTCGACGATCGACCTGAAACATCTCGACACCGGCGACTTCGGCACCGCTTGGGGTGGCATCGCGTCCCTCCAGCTCGGTCTGCCCGCCGTCTGGACCGAGGCCCGCCGCCGTGGCTTCACCCTTTCCGATGTCGTCCGTTGGATGTCCGCCGCTCCCGCGAAGCAGACCGGTCTGGGCGCCAAGGGCGGCATCGAGCTCGGGTACGACGCCGACTTCTGCGTCCTCGCCCCGGATGAGACCTTCACCGTCGACGCGACGAAACTCCAGCACAAGAACGCCATCACGCCGTACGACGGACGCACGCTCGCCGGCGTCGTCCGGAGTACCTGGCTCCGCGGCCAACCGGTCGACATCGACGTCGACCCGCGCGGCCGCCTGCTGACCCGAGGAGAACGATGAACTACTACGCCCCGAAGGGCGGGCTGCCAGCGCAGACCGACCTCACCACCGACCGCGCGGTCTTCACCGAGGCGTACGCCGTGCTCCCGCGCGGCACCATGCGCGACATCACCACCAGCCGGTTGCCGTTCTGGGACGACACGCGGTTGTGGGTGATCGCCCGTCCACTGTCCGGGTTCTCGGAGACGTTCTCGCAGTACATCGTCGAGGTCTCGCCTGGTGGTGGAAGCGACCGGCCGGAGACCGACCCGGCCGCCGAGGCCGTGGTGTTTGTTGTCTCAGGCAACCTTGTGCTGACGGTCGCGGGAGAGAAGCACGCGCTGGCGCCGGGCGGGTACGCGTACCTGCCGCCGGGCGGGGACTGGACGCTGCGGAACACCAGCGACGCGGCGGCGACGTTCCATCTGGTGCGGAAGGCGTACGAGCGGGTGGACGGGATCGACGTACCGCCGGCGCTCGTCACCAACGAGGCGGACGTCGAAGGCCGGGAGATGCCGGACACGGCGGGGCGCTGGAAGACGCAGCGGTTCGTGGACCCGGACGACGTACGGCACGACATGCACGTCAACATCGTCAGCTTCGAGCCGGGTGGGGTGATCCCGTTCCCGGAGACGCATGTGATGGAGCACGGGCTGTACGTGCTGGAAGGCAAGGCCGTCTACCTGCTGAACAAGGACTGGGTCGAGGTGCAGGAGGGCGACTTCATGTGGCTCCGAGCCTTCTGCCCCCAAGCCTGCTACGCCGGCGGCCCCGGCCCCTTCCGCTACCTCCTCTACAAAGACGTCAACCGCCACCCCAAACTGACTCTCTGAGGTCCTTTCGGAAGAAGACGCGGCTGCGGTCGGCGTCGATCGGGGTCCGGCCGAACTCGGTCCAGCCGTGGCGCGCGTAGAACTCCGGCGCCTGGAACTGGATCGTGTACACAACGCCGCTCAGGCAGCCACGCCTGCGGGCCTCAGCTTCAGCCTCGCTCAGGATGCGGCTTCCCAGGCCGGTGCCGCGGAGCTTCTCCGGCAGGTAGAGCAGGTCGACGAACCACAATCCGAGCGACGTACGGCCAGTGAGCCCACCCACTGTCTCGCCGTCCTCCCTGATCAGCACGGCCAGCGGCCGGCGGTCCTGGACGCCGGCGGCGGCGAGATTGAAGTCATCCAGCCCGTTCGACACGACTGCCTCGTCCGAGGCGGTCGGTGCATCGGTCAGCAGGAGGTCCACACCGCAGGACGCTAGCCGCGGGCACCGACAGTTTCAGTTGGTGATGTGGACCAGGCGTTGGGGTGGGGTGAGGGGGTCGGTGATGAGGCGGGCGTGGCGTTCGACGTCGTAGCGGGTGCCGTCGAAGGCCAGGCGGTGGCGTTCGATGCCTTCGGAGAGGAAGCCGGCACCGGCGGCGACCGCGCAGGAGGCCGGGTTGTTCAGTTGGTGGCCGAGCTCGAGCCGGTACAGCCCGGCCTGCTCGTGCGCCCAGCCGGCGAGGGCGCGCAGTGCGTCCCGGGCGACTCCGTGGCCGCGGACGTCGGCGAGCGTCCAGTACCAGGTCCAGCCGACCCGGTGCCGGTCGATGTTCGTCACGGCGACGCACCCGATCGGGTGATCCTCGGCGTCTGCCACGGCATACACGTGCCCGTTGTCCAGATCCGCGACCCGCCCGATCCAGTCCACCGCGGACGCCCGATCCACGATCCCGCCCTGGCTCACCATCTCAGGATCCGCGTGCGCCGCGGCCAGCCGCAGCGCATCCCCGGTCCGCCACCGCCGCAGCCCCAGCTCCCCGAGCGCGTATCCCATCCATCGAATCTACCGCCGTCACCATCTCACCGGACGCGCGTACGGCGCGTTACGGCGACCGGAGCGGGAGAGGATAGGGCCCATGGGATATCTGGATTTCAGGGATCAGGTTGTCGTGGTGACCGGGGCGAGCAGTGGGATCGGGGCCGCGGCGGCGGTGGGGTTCGCGGAGACCGGGGCTTCGGTCGCGCTCCATTACCACCGCAACGAGGAGGGTGCGAAGCACACCGTGGGCGCGGTGCAGACGGCCGGGGGTACGGCGTCCTTGCACCAGGCGGATCTGGCTGACCCGAAGTCGGCGGACGCGTTCATCGACGCGGTGCTCGCTCAGCACGGGCGGATCGACGTACTCGTGAACAACGCCGGCGACCTGGTGAACCGGTCCCCGATCGCCGACGTACCGGACGAGGAGTTCCACCGGATCCTGGACGTGAACCTGACCTCGGTATTCGCGCTGAGCCGTCGGATCGTGCCGGTGTTCCGGGCGCAGGGCGGCGGCTCGATCATCAATGTCACGTCGATCGCCGGGCGGACCGGTGGCGCCGGCGGGTCGGTGGTGTATGCGACCAGCAAGGGTGCGGTCAGCACGTTCACCCGCGGTCTGGCCAAGGAGCTCGCCCCGGAGGGTATCCGGGTGAACGCGATCGCACCGGGCGTGATCAAGACTCCGTTCCACGAGCGCCACACCGCCGACGCGCAGATGCAGGCCATGCTCGGCGCCATCCCGATGGGCCGCACCGGCACTCCGCACGAGTGCGTCGGCACCATCTTGTTCCTCGCGTCCGAGCGCATGTCGTCGTACGTCACCGGTCAGATCATCGAGATCAACGGCGGCCAATTGACGCCCTAGGCAACGTTCTCGGTTCGGAGGCTGTTGCCAGGAACATCGGATGGATCCGCAAGCCTGGCTGACTAACTTCGTGGTTGTCGCAAGCAGTTGACCGCGGCAACAACCAACACGAAGGAGAACTGCCATGAGCTTCAAGAAGATCGCCCCGCTCAAGCCGAAGGCCCCGAAGGGTAGCTGCCACAAGAAGCCCGCCAAGAAGGCGCCGCGCCGCCGGCCGATCGCGCGCTGAACCCCAGTTCTCTGACGGTGGGGCCTGCACTCCGCAGGCCCCACCGGCGCGTTCGAAGGGGAGGCTGAAGATGACGATCCGGCAGGCGTTCGCGCGGTTCTGGCCGCAGACGCGGGGTGACCGGCGGTGGTACGGCCTGGTCTGTGCATGTGTGATCGTGGCGGCGCTGTGCGAGACGGTCGCGATCCTGCTGTTCGGCAACCTGACCGACAACGCGCTGGAGCAGGGCTCACTCGCCGCGTTCTGGCATCCCGCCTCGGCCTGGCTGGCCGTTGCGGTCGTCGGCGCGATCATCGGGTACTTCGGCAACTCGCTCGCGCACTGGAGCGGTGAGAGGTTCGTACGGCGACTCCGCGCCCGCGTGTTCGCGCACGTGCAGGACCTCCCGCCGGACTTCTTCCAGCGCTACCGGCGCGGCGATCTGGTCGAGCGGCTCAGTGGAGATGTCGAGGCGATCGAGCAGTTGGTCGTTTCCTCGACGATCGGCGTCATCTCGGCGGTGTTCCGCGTCGTACTGTTCTCGGCCGCGGCGTTCTGGCTGCGCTGGGACCTGGCCCTCGTCACGTTCGTCCTGGCGCCGCTGCTGTGGCTGGCGGCGAAGACCTTCTCCGGTCCGATCAGACGTTTCGCCCGCTCCGAACGGGTCGCCGACGGAGCGATCACCTCGGTCCTGGAGGAGTCGCTCGGCCTGATCGAACTGACGCAGGCGTACGACCGGAAACCGTCCGAGCAGAGCCGGCTGGATCGCGAGGCAGTCTCCTGGATGCGCGCATCGGTGAGCGGCGCGCGCCGGAGCGAGCTCTACGAGCAGGTGGTCGAGGTCCTGGAGACGCTGTGCGTGCTCGGCGTGATCGGCCTGGGTGTCTGGGAGATCTCACAGGGCCGGATGACGCTCGGCGCGCTGCTGTCGTTCGCGGCGTTCCTCGGGTACCTGTACCCGCCGCTGCGCAGTCTCGGCGAACTCAACCTGACCGCCACGGCCGCTACCGCGGCGACCGAACGCCTGACCGAACTTCTCTCCGTCACTCCGTCCATCACCGACCCGGAACACCCGGTCGAACTCGACCACGTGCGCGGACGCCTCGAGTTCGACCGGGTCGGATTCCACTACCCAAGCGCAGGCCCGGCACTCACCGACTTCGACCTGACTGTGGAGCCCGGCGAGTTCGTGGTCCTCACCGGCCCGAGTGGTATCGGCAAGTCCACGATCGCGAAGCTCCTACTCCGCTTCTACGACCCCACCGCCGGCACGATCCGGCTGGACGGCGTACCGCTGTCGTCTCTGCCGGTACGGCGCCTGCGCGAGAGCATCACGTTGCTCTCGCAGCAGACGCTCGTACTGCCTGACACGATCCGAGCGAACATCGCGTACGGCCGCCCTGAAGCCACCGACGCAGAAGTCGTCGCCGCGGCCCGCTCAGCCGCCGCCCACGACTTCATCGCGGCCCTCCCCGACGGCTACGACACCCGCCTGGACCCGTCCGCGCCGAGGCTCTCCGGTGGCCAACTCAAACGCCTCACCTTCGCCCGAGCCCTCCTCCGCGACACCCCCGTCCTGATCCTCGACGAACCAACCGCCGGCCTGGACGCCGAGTCAGCCCACCACCTGATCACCCCACTCCGATCCCTGACTCAGAACCGCACCACGATCCTCATCACCCACGACCCAAGCCTCCTCACCTACGCCGACCGCATCGTGAAGCTCAGCGGGACAGAGTCCGGAAGCGGTGGGCCGAGAGGGGAAGGAAGATTGCTGTCAGCAGCACGGGAGCTATGACAGCGGCGAGTCCGGCGTGCGTGCCTATCCAGGTGGCGGTGGATGACGGGTCGGGATTGCCGAAGAGGGTCCGGGTGGCGGTTGCGGTGGCGGAGAGCGGGTTCCACTGGGCGATCGTGCCCAGCCAGGCCGGCATCGTCGACGTGGCGACGAACGTGCTGGACAGGAAGCCGATCGGCCAGACCAGGACCTGGACCATCGTCACGCTCTGCGCGTTCTTCACGGTGAGACCGATGAAGATGCCGACCCACAGCAGGGCGAACCGCAGCAGCAGCAACAACCCGAAGGCGGCGAGTGCCGATGGCAACCCGTCGTGCCAGCGCCATCCGAGCGCGAGCCCGGTCGCGACCAGCACGAGCAGCGTCACCACCGAGTCGAGCATGTCCGCGATGCACCGTCCGAGCACCACCGCCGTCGAACTCATCGGCAACGACCGGAACCGGTCCGTCACCCCCTTCGACACATCAGTGGTGACTGCCGTCATCGTGCCCTCGAGCCCGAACAACATCGCCAGCGCGAAGATCCCCGGCACCAGCAACTCGTAGTACGACGAACCGTCCGGGAACTCCATCGCCCCGCCCAGCAGCCCGCCGAACATCAGCAGCATCAGCACCGGGAAGAACCACTGGAACAGCACCAGCCCCGGCTGCATCCGCCAGTGCGTCAACGTCCGGCGCGCGATCGTCCAACTGTCCGCGAGCGCCCATCCGAGGCCGTTCATGCGGCCGCCCCGGTCAGGTGCAGGAAGACCTCGTCCAGGGTCGGCCGCCGCAACGTGATGTCCTCCGGTTCAATCCTTGCCTCATGCAACGAGGTCGCCATCATCACCAACGCCTTGGTGCGATCCTTCACCGGCACGCTCACGCGTACGTCGGCCACCCGGATCTCGCCGTCCGCCAGCGATCCGGCCAGTTCCACGACCCGCGGCACGTCGGCCGGATCCGCGAGCACCAGCTCCAGCCGGTCCGATCCCAACCGCGTCTTCAACTCGTCAGGAGTGCCCTCGGCAACGACCTTCCCTTCCTTGAGCATCGAGATCCGGTTCGCCAGCTGATCCGCCTCCTCCAGGTACTGCGTCGTCAGCAACACCGTCGTACCGCCGTCGACCAGCTGGCGTACGGCGGACCACACCTCGATCCGCCCGGCCGGGTCCAGTCCCGTCGTCGGCTCGTCGACGAACAGCACCCGCGGTGCCACGATCAGACTCGCCGCGAGATCGAGCCGCCGGCGCATCCCGCCGGAGTACTTGCTCACCGCCTGCCCGGCCGCCTCCGTCAGGCTGAACCGCTCCAGCAGCTCGTTCGCCCTGCTCCTGTGATTCTTCAGATGATTCAGCCGCCCGAACAGCTCCAGGTTCTGCCGCCCGGTGAGTACCTCGTCGACAGCGGCGTACTGCCCCACCAGCCCGATCCGCCGTCGTACCTCCGCTCCTTGCCGGCGGACGTCGTACCCCGCGATCGTCGCCGTACCGGAATCCATCTCCAGCAGCGTGGACAGGATCCGCACTGCCGTCGTCTTGCCGGCGCCGTTCGGACCGAGCAGGCCCGTCACCGTGCCGACCGTGACGTCGAGGTCGAAGCCGTTCAGCCCCGCACCCTCCGTGCCGCCCCTGTAGTTCTTCCGGACGCCGACGGCCTCGATCACTCGTTCCGTAGTCATTCCCACCTCTCGGATCGTTGAGCCGTAGAGTGTACCGTACATTGTACGGCTCAGGTACGATGCGTTCAACGACGAGCGGTGGAAGAAGGTTCCGGTGGCGGGAAGGAAGGCGGCTGCGCCCGATCCGGCGCGCAGTCTGGCGCTGCTCTGGGGGAGCCACGCCAAACCCGGCCGCTCCGGTCTGACCGTGCGCGCGATCGTGGACGCGGCGGTCGAGCTCGCCGACAGCGACGGTCTCGAGGCGCTCTCGATGCGGATGGTCGCCGACCGCTTGAAGGTCGGCACGATGTCGCTCTACACGCACGTGCCGGGCAAGGGTGAGCTGACCGACCTGATGTTCGACCGCGTGTACGGCGACCTGTACGCCGACGCCGTCGAGCCGGTGAAGCAGCCCGGCGGCTGGCGCGGCGCGCTCGAATTCATTGCCCACCGCAACTGGGAGATCCTGACCGCGCACCCGTGGATCCACGAGGTCCCGACGATGCGTACGGCGCTGGGCCCGAACATCACCCGCAAGTACGAGACCGAGCTACGCCCGCTGGACGACCTGGGCCTGACCGATGTGGAGATGGATTCCGCGCTGGCTCTCGTCCTGACCCACGTCCAGGGCACCGCGCGCGCCGGTGCCGAACAACTCCGCACCCAGCGCGACTCCGGATTGAGCGACGAGGAGTGGTGGCGTCAGATCTCCCCCACGCTCACCACGGTCGTGTCGGGCACCCACTTCCCCCTCGCCGGCCGGGTCGGCACGGCAGTGGGCGAGCACTTCCAGTCGGCGCTGGATCCGGCCCATGCCCTGACGTTCGGACTGGCCACAATCCTCGACGGCCTCGCCCAGCTGATCGCGTCGAGATCAGCTGTTCAGTAGGTCTTCGAAGGGCGTGGGGTTGGCGAAGGGATCAGCCTTCGGAGGGGCGTCGTGCTGCAGTGCGGCGACCAGCTCGCTCGCTGCCTGAGCGATTCGCGGCCGCAGCTTCCCGGCGTTCGGACCCCAATCGGTCGACGCGGCGTACACGCCCGTCGCGACCGGCAGTGCCTTCAGGTAGGCGAACAGCGGCCGGAGGGCGAAGTCGAGCACCAGCGAGTGCCGCTCGGTGCCACCGGTCGCGCCCAGGAGGACAGGTTTGCCGGCCATGGCCTGGTCGTCGAGCACGTCGAAGAACATCTTGAACAAACCGGAGTACGACGCGCTGAATGTCGGGCTGACCACGATGAGGGCGTCCGCCGCCGCGACCGTGTCCAGGACCTCCCGGAGCTCGGCCGACGGGAAGCCGGTGAGCAGGTTGTTGGTCAGATCATGAGCGTGGTCGCGGACCTCGATCGTCTCGACGCGGGAGGTGATCCCGCGCCCGGACAACTCGTCCGCGACCGCGGCGGACAGCTGGTCGGCGAGCAGCCGGGACGACGACGGCGTCGTCAACCCGGCCGTCACGACAGCAATCAGGCGTTCCTTCATTGGACCGGCTCCTCGATGGTCTCCAGGTCGCGGGCGCGCTCGGCGGCGGCCTTCAGGGAGGCGTGCGTCGGTGCGTTCGGTACGTGCGCCGGCTTCAGTGCGGCGAACTCCTTCCGCAGCACCGGAACGACCTCTTCGCCGAGGATGTCCAGCTGCTCCAGCACCGTCTTCAACGGCAGCCCGGCGTGGTCCATCAGGAACAACTGCCGCTGGTAGTCACCGAAGTGCTCCCGGAACGACAGCGTCCGCTCGATCACCTGCTGCGGGCTTCCGACCGTCAACGGCGTCTCCCGGCTGAAGTCCTCGAGCGACGGGCCGTGTCCGTAGACCGGCGCGTTGTCGAAGTACGGCCGGAACTCGTTGATGGCGTCCTGCGAGTTCTTCCGCATGAAGACCTGGCCGCCGAGCCCGACGATCGCCTGGTCCGCGGCGCCGTGCCCGTAGTGCTCGAAGCGCCGGCGGTACAGCTCGATCATCTGCTTGGTGTGCGAGATCGGCCAGAAGATGTTGTTGTGGAAGAACCCGTCACCGTAGTAGGCCGCCTGCTCGGCGATCTCCGGCGAGCGGATCGACCCGTGCCACACGAACGGCGGTACGTCGTCGAGCGGCCGCGGCGTCGACGTGAACCCCTGCAGCGGCGTACGGAACTTGCCCTCCCAGTCGACGACGTCCTCGCGCCAGAGCCGGCGCAGCAGCGCGTAGTTCTCGATGGCGAGCGCGATGCCGTTGCGGATGTCCTGGCCGAACCACGGGTAGACCGGGCCGGTGTTGCCGCGGCCCATCATCAGGTCGACCCGGCCGTCGGCCAGGTGCTGCAGCATCGCGTAGTCCTCGGCGATCTTCACCGGGTCGTTGGTCGTGATCAGGGTCGTCGAGGTGGACAGGATGATCTTCGACGTCTGCGCCGCGATGAACCCCAGCTGGGTCGTCGGCGACGACGGCACGAACGGCGGGTTGTGGTGCTCGCCCTGCGCGAACACGTCCAGCCCGACCTCCTCGGCCTTGAGCGCGATCGCCACCATCGACTTGATCCGCTCGCCCTCGCTGAGCGTCGTCCCGGTCGTCGGGTCCTCGGTCACGTCCCCAACGCTGAACACCCCGAACTGCATCGGCCCTCCTCAGCCTAAGTAGTTCACGATTAAACTACTGATATCACCCAGAACGCCAATCCCCGGCGAGTCATTCCACTCCGGACACACCGAAGGCCCGCGATCCGACAAGGATCGCGGGCCTCAGTGTGTTCGTCAGAAGGTATGACCGTCCAGCAACTCGTCGTCACCGGTCAGCGCGGCGGCAATCCGCCGATACTTCCCGGCCTCGTCGCGGCGCGACTGCCGTTCGAGCGTTCGCGCCAGCATCAAGTGGGCGTAGTACTCCGTCGGCTGCCGTTCGATCACCTCGAGCAACTGCTCCTCGGCCGGCTTGAGCAGTGCTGCGTGGTAATACGCCCGCGCCAGCAACAGCCGCGTCCCGACATCGTCCGGCGTCTCGTCGACGACCGGCTTCAGTGCCCGGATCGCACCGCGGTAGTCCCGCTCCTCGAAGTACTGCTGTCCCAGTCCGTAGCTCAGTGCACGCATGTCCTCCACGGCTCGCAGAACGCCGCGGACGGCACGCCTTATTCCGAGGCGTCGAGTGCGGCGACCTGGTCGGCCGTCAGTTGTACGTCGACCGCGGAGTACGAGTCGCGGATGGTTTCTGGGCGGCTGGAGCCGGGGATCGGGATGACGACCGGGGACTTGGCGAGCATCCAGGCGAGGGTGAGTTTCTGGGGGCTGACGCCGAGCTCGGCCGCGAGGGACTGGAAGGCCGGGTACTTCGCGCCGAGTTCGCTCGCGTTGGTGATGCCGCCGAGCGGCGACCAGGGCAGGAACGCGATGCCCAGCTCGTCGCACAGGTCCAGCTCGGGCTCGCTGGAGCGGAACTTGGGGGAGAACTGGTTCTGGACCGACACCAGTCGGCCGCCGAGGATCTCGTTGGCCTGCTTGATCTGGTCCGGGTTCGCGTTCGAGATGCCGGCCATCCGGATCTTGCCGGCGTCGAGGAGGTCGCGGATCGCGCCGATGGAGTCCTCGTACGGCGTCTTCGGGTCGGGCCGGTGGAACTGGTACAGCCCGATCGCCTCCACTCCGAGCCGCTTCAGCGACGCCTCGGCGGCCTCCGCGATGTGCTTCGGGGAGCCGTCCAGCGTCCAGCTGCCGTCACCGGGGCGCAGGTGGCCGCCCTTGGTCGCGACCAGGACGTCGGAGGTGTCACCGCCGTACGACGCCAGCGCCTTGGCGATCAGGCTCTCGTTGTGGCCGTCGTCGGTCGCGGTCAGGTGGTACGCGTCGGCGGTGTCGATCAGCGTGATCCCCGCCTCCAGCGCGGCGTGGATGGTCGCGATCGACCGGGCCTCGTCGGGCCGGCCCTCGATCGACATCGGCATCCCGCCGAGCCCGATCGCGGATACCTCGACGTCACCGATCCGGCGGGTCTTGTTCGTGTCAGTTGCCATGTGTCCAACGTCCCGCGCCGGGACTGCGAATTCCAATAGGAATATCCGAACACACTCAGCAGCCCGGCTACTGAATGTCGGCCACCGCGTCCAGGGCGGCGTGCAGGTAGGGGACCAGCTTCTCGATGTCGCCGTTGAGCACCGTCGAGCCGAGGACCGCGCGATTCAGGATCATGCCAGGCGGCGTCACTCCGCCGCTGGGCTGAACCGCTGCGTCCCGACCACGGACAGCAGGCGGAGGGCCTCCTCCGACGGGGAGCCGGGAGTTGCGGTGTAGATGATCACCTGCTGGTCGCGGTCCGGGATCGCGAGCGCGTCGCAGTTCACCGTGACCAGGCCGACCAGCGGGTGCTGGAAGGACTTGCACAGAGTGGGTTCGGCCGCGATCTCCCGGGCCTCCCAGAGTTCGGTGAACTCGGGGCTCCCGGCCAGCAGGTCCGAGACCAGTTCCCGGAGCTCGGGATCGTCCGGGTAGCGCGCGACGGTCGATCGCAGGTGGTTCACCGAGCTCCGGGCGAAGCGTTCGGAGTCCGCGACGGAGTACACGTGGCCGACGTCGCCGGTCAGGAACGCCCGCCGGATCAGGTTGCGTTCGCGCCGGGAGCGGACCGAGAAGTCCTCCATCAGCGCCGTCGCGAGGTGGTTCCACGCGATCACTTCGTACGACGCCGACAGGACGATCGCGGCCGCGTTCGGCAACCGGTCGAGGAGGTCGAGGATGCTCTGCCGGACCTCGCGCGGCGGTCCGACCGGCCGTACCGGCGGCACCCCGGCGAGGTGATGGAGATAGTTGCGCTCGGCATCGTTCATCCGGAGTGCCCGGGACAGTCCGGCCAGCACCTCGCTGGACGGATGCGGTGCCCGCGCCTGCTCGAGCCGCGTGTAGTACTCGGTGGAGATGTAGGCGAGTTGGGCGACCTCCTCGCGGCGCAGTCCCGGCGTACGTCGTCGTCTGCCGCCGGGTAGACCAACCTCCGCCGGGGTGAGCCGCTCGCGTCGGCTGCGCAGGAATGCCGCCAGTTCCGCCTTGTCCACGTGTTCCAGTCTGCCTCGCCGTACCGAGTTAGCCAGGTACTACTGGTGTCTGGTTACGCGCACCGGCGGCGTACACGCTCGGTGACATGGACAAACTGCTCGAGAACAAAGTGGTCTTCATCGCCGGGGCCGGTCGCGGGATCGGCGCCGCGGCCGCTCGGTTGTTCGTCGCCGAAGGGGCTCAGGTGATGCTCGCCGCGCGCACCGAGTCGCAACTGGAGTCGCTCGCGAAGGAGCTCGACGCCGCGTACACGGTCTGCGACCTGGGCGATCCCGCCTCAGTCGGCGCCGCGGTCGACCGGACGGTTGCGGAGTACGGACGACTGGATGCCGCCTTCAACAACGGCGCGATCGGTCAGCCGCCCGGCCCGATGGACGGCCTCGGCCAGGACACGTTCGACCAGGTCTACGCCGTGAACCTCAGGGGAGTTTGGTCCGCGATCGTCGCCGAGGTCGGTGCGATCCGGGCCACCGTGGGGCGTGGCAGCATCGTCAACACCTCGAGTGTCGGCAGCTTCGCAGGCAACCCGGCGCTTCCGGCGTACGGCGCGATGAAGCGGGCCGTGAACAGCCTGACCGAGTCCGCCGCGATCACGTACGGACCCGAGAACATCCGCGTCAACGGGGTCGCGCCCGGTACGACGCTCACCGAGATGCTGCAGGACTGGGACCGCGCGCAGCCCGGCGTCATCGACGGGCTGAACGCGCGGACCCCGCTCGGTCGTGGGGCCGACCCGAGCGAAGTGGCCCAGGCCGTCGCCTGGCTGCTCAGCGACCGGGCGTCGTACGTGACCGGTGCGGTGCTGCGCGTGGACGGCGGCCTGGGCGTGTGATCAGGCTGAGTGGACGTGCGGGCGGTGGTCCTCGACGACGTAGGTCGCCCGGGTGGTGATCGGGGCGTTCGGCGTCTCGACGTACGGGACGACACGGAAGTCGGACCGCCACTGCTTCTGGTCGACCGTGACCCGGACGTACCCGCGCTGGGAGTTGAAGAACTTCAGGTGCGGGTTGGCCTCGAGGAACTGCTGGCCCTGGTCGGTCAGGTCGGCGCCGTTGCCGCCGCTGGTGATCGACGTACCGACGAACTCGGTGCCGACCGTGGCCGAGTCCGGGTTCGCGTAGTCGCGCTTGAGTTCGAGGGCGTAGTTCTGGTGCCGGTCGTCGGTGATGACGACCAGGTTGCGGACCCCGCTGTCCTGCGCGGCCGCCAGTACCTTGTTGCGCTCGGCAACATAATCGTCCCACGGGTCCAGCCAGACATGGGTCTCCGGGCCCGGCGTCCAGTCGGTCTGGCCCATCGGGGTCTGGTTGCCGATCACCTGCCAGCGGGCCTTCGACTGCCGGAATCCGTCCAGCAACCAGGCGCGCTGCTTGCCGCCGAGCATCGTGTTGTCCGGGTTGAACCGGTCGTCACAGGTGGACGAATCGCCATCGCCGCACGGCTGGTCGGTACGGTGCTGACGGGTGTCGAGGATCGTTCATTTGGTGGGTAGCTGCGACTTGGCGCGGAGGTTAACGGGTCCGATCGGGAAATTACCGGCGAACGACGGTAGAACTGGGGTTTCGCTAGGCTGGCTGGATTGCTAGCTACTCGGGGAGCTGACTGATGGCTTACGAACCGTGCCGCTACGCCCAGCGTTGGCCGGACCTGTTCGAA from Kribbella sp. NBC_00709 carries:
- a CDS encoding ABC transporter permease, yielding MNGLGWALADSWTIARRTLTHWRMQPGLVLFQWFFPVLMLLMFGGLLGGAMEFPDGSSYYELLVPGIFALAMLFGLEGTMTAVTTDVSKGVTDRFRSLPMSSTAVVLGRCIADMLDSVVTLLVLVATGLALGWRWHDGLPSALAAFGLLLLLRFALLWVGIFIGLTVKNAQSVTMVQVLVWPIGFLSSTFVATSTMPAWLGTIAQWNPLSATATATRTLFGNPDPSSTATWIGTHAGLAAVIAPVLLTAIFLPLSAHRFRTLSR
- a CDS encoding GNAT family N-acetyltransferase — protein: MGYALGELGLRRWRTGDALRLAAAHADPEMVSQGGIVDRASAVDWIGRVADLDNGHVYAVADAEDHPIGCVAVTNIDRHRVGWTWYWTLADVRGHGVARDALRALAGWAHEQAGLYRLELGHQLNNPASCAVAAGAGFLSEGIERHRLAFDGTRYDVERHARLITDPLTPPQRLVHITN
- a CDS encoding bifunctional allantoicase/(S)-ureidoglycine aminohydrolase, with the protein product MNYYAPKGGLPAQTDLTTDRAVFTEAYAVLPRGTMRDITTSRLPFWDDTRLWVIARPLSGFSETFSQYIVEVSPGGGSDRPETDPAAEAVVFVVSGNLVLTVAGEKHALAPGGYAYLPPGGDWTLRNTSDAAATFHLVRKAYERVDGIDVPPALVTNEADVEGREMPDTAGRWKTQRFVDPDDVRHDMHVNIVSFEPGGVIPFPETHVMEHGLYVLEGKAVYLLNKDWVEVQEGDFMWLRAFCPQACYAGGPGPFRYLLYKDVNRHPKLTL
- a CDS encoding ABC transporter ATP-binding protein; its protein translation is MTIRQAFARFWPQTRGDRRWYGLVCACVIVAALCETVAILLFGNLTDNALEQGSLAAFWHPASAWLAVAVVGAIIGYFGNSLAHWSGERFVRRLRARVFAHVQDLPPDFFQRYRRGDLVERLSGDVEAIEQLVVSSTIGVISAVFRVVLFSAAAFWLRWDLALVTFVLAPLLWLAAKTFSGPIRRFARSERVADGAITSVLEESLGLIELTQAYDRKPSEQSRLDREAVSWMRASVSGARRSELYEQVVEVLETLCVLGVIGLGVWEISQGRMTLGALLSFAAFLGYLYPPLRSLGELNLTATAATAATERLTELLSVTPSITDPEHPVELDHVRGRLEFDRVGFHYPSAGPALTDFDLTVEPGEFVVLTGPSGIGKSTIAKLLLRFYDPTAGTIRLDGVPLSSLPVRRLRESITLLSQQTLVLPDTIRANIAYGRPEATDAEVVAAARSAAAHDFIAALPDGYDTRLDPSAPRLSGGQLKRLTFARALLRDTPVLILDEPTAGLDAESAHHLITPLRSLTQNRTTILITHDPSLLTYADRIVKLSGTESGSGGPRGEGRLLSAAREL
- a CDS encoding SDR family NAD(P)-dependent oxidoreductase produces the protein MGYLDFRDQVVVVTGASSGIGAAAAVGFAETGASVALHYHRNEEGAKHTVGAVQTAGGTASLHQADLADPKSADAFIDAVLAQHGRIDVLVNNAGDLVNRSPIADVPDEEFHRILDVNLTSVFALSRRIVPVFRAQGGGSIINVTSIAGRTGGAGGSVVYATSKGAVSTFTRGLAKELAPEGIRVNAIAPGVIKTPFHERHTADAQMQAMLGAIPMGRTGTPHECVGTILFLASERMSSYVTGQIIEINGGQLTP
- a CDS encoding GNAT family N-acetyltransferase is translated as MDLLLTDAPTASDEAVVSNGLDDFNLAAAGVQDRRPLAVLIREDGETVGGLTGRTSLGLWFVDLLYLPEKLRGTGLGSRILSEAEAEARRRGCLSGVVYTIQFQAPEFYARHGWTEFGRTPIDADRSRVFFRKDLRESVWGGG
- a CDS encoding ATP-binding cassette domain-containing protein; its protein translation is MTTERVIEAVGVRKNYRGGTEGAGLNGFDLDVTVGTVTGLLGPNGAGKTTAVRILSTLLEMDSGTATIAGYDVRRQGAEVRRRIGLVGQYAAVDEVLTGRQNLELFGRLNHLKNHRSRANELLERFSLTEAAGQAVSKYSGGMRRRLDLAASLIVAPRVLFVDEPTTGLDPAGRIEVWSAVRQLVDGGTTVLLTTQYLEEADQLANRISMLKEGKVVAEGTPDELKTRLGSDRLELVLADPADVPRVVELAGSLADGEIRVADVRVSVPVKDRTKALVMMATSLHEARIEPEDITLRRPTLDEVFLHLTGAAA